The Lycium barbarum isolate Lr01 chromosome 11, ASM1917538v2, whole genome shotgun sequence genome contains the following window.
TGTACAGTTTCACAAGATACATGTTAAAGTAAGATTTCTAGAACTGTTTCCGCACTTAGTTTATTTctacaaaatttcaattttgtaaAACCTTACCTGATGAGTAATACTCTGGTCAGTCTCTTTAAATGGTGCCCCTTCTCCATCCCAAGAAACGACACCACCAAAAGCAGGGATAACAAACAACAATGACTCTCTGGGAACCTAAGCATGAGAGACAAAACCAACATAATAAATGAGAAGAGGAACAAAAAAGTAAAGGACACAGCGGCACCACGGTCACAACAATATTACTTTAGTAATAACCGTGAGTTAAAAACGGCAACATAAGTGAAAGAAAATGGGCAAAAAAGGGACACATAAGAAGCTACATATTCAGGTCATTCTTCCGTGAAAATGAAATGTCAAAACTTCGAAGAATAAAtgaaatgaatatgaatatgcATAACAGGTAATTTAACCCTAaacaagaaatgaaaaaaaatcaataatagcaGGCATAGCAACCAGATTAATTTCTCGATATCACTACATGGACCCCTCAAATTCTACTCCCCGCACAGCCAAGCCTCCAAATCAACTATAGCGCTATACTAGAAATGAAAATGCCATAACCAATTCAAAAATGATGTCACAAACAAATAAAACATTTTGAATTTCCTTGTTGATGCAATTAAATGATCATCTTCTTCTGGGATTAAATGCAATTTTCTGTTATGAATCTAATGAATCTCATCCGGGTAACAATTTGAGCTTCCCTTCCTAAAGTGCTCTTACACTATCACAGAATGACAAACCACCACAATCCCTTTTTCCTACTACAGTTGGAAATGAAAGAAGATAGCAGAAAAAGATGgatgcaaagaaaaaaaaaatcattttttgtcAATATAAAATTCTTCATATATATTTTATCAAAAAGAAAATATAAGTTTCTTCATATTACAAAAACCACCATTTAAATATATATTCTTCCACTTTAAAAGAAACATCTCCCACCTCACGACTCAAGAAGAACTTGATATCCTTGAAAAGTGTTTTGCATTCCCTGGTTTCGGAATCATCTTCATCAGTTTCCGCAGCATTTTGAACAAGGTGCATTAATGCACCTAGTTCATTGGAAGTAAGCTGTTGTTGAAGTTGAGCCAGTCTAAGTTCAGATTCCTCATAGTTTGGCCCCTCTCCCAGGTCCTTACTCGCGTCAGATTCAGACAAGCTAGTAGCTTTTGACTCTGGCAGGGAGGCTCTGTTATCGAAGTACCTGGATAATGCATAAAGATCTGCAAAAAATGTGATAAAACTTGTTAACATCTGATAAAAAGTGAAGTgaaaaggaaaagatgaaatcttaccGGCAGCTAAAGCTTCAAGCCGAGGATCAAGAATGGGAGGATACTTCACATTTATTGAATGGTAAAGCTTGAAATTAACAAAAGCTAGGAGTGTCTGCATTCAAAAAATTTACCAATAACAAGGTAATAATATATTAGAGAAATCAACTCAGAAACAAGAAAatacacatatgcatataactcTACCAACGTAAATCTATGAAAGACTTGGATAGAAGCAAGAAAAATTCTCTCCCTTCCAAATTCAAGGGAGAGGCATACAACAACTTTGCCAATGTAAATCCTTGATAAAAGCACTTACAATCTAGACACCACTTTAACTAACTAGTGTTTGCGCACAATTGCAAGAGATCATGGCATGATGAACACACACAGGTTACTTTTCTATTTCACTCTAAACATACTAGCCAACTTCGCCTTTGGACAGATATGCAGTTAATAAGATGGCTCACCAATACGAACTCCTATTCTGCTTAACTCTCCAGCAAAAGTAGCAGACTCAAGGAAATGATCAAGACTTCTACTATAAAGGGTTTAAGTTGAATTACTCTTACAAGCCACAAATACCACAAATACCAATTCAAAATAATGATATATACAAATGTTACTTGCCTCATAAAATTCCAAGAAAGTCAGCATGATGTTGTAGTCAACATCATCAGGAAGTACTTGTTGCAACGCATGTGGAGTTAACCAAGTGATTTTCTGCCCATCTATTTCTGCCTGCAGAGAGTGACTAGTAAATCAAGCTAAGAAAAATATCACCATGTTTGTGGGATTAAACGGCTACCAAGTCATAATACCTGGTAATATATTCCTTTCACTGATATAAATGTTTTCCTCAGTCTGTGAGTGCGAGAAATGTAGGCCTGCCATTCATGACCCAACCTAACCCATGATAAGAGAAAGTTTGATAAGTATGTGTACAGGTAAACAAATAACACAAACAACTAGACCTGAAAAAATGCTTTCACCTTCGACAGTTATGGACACGCTTTACCGGTATCTTCTCTCTCTCGACAGCAGGCAATGCAGCAAACAAGTGTACCATACTAAGGCAGTCATCCAAATCTCTAAGTGCATCAATGAATTTAGGGTACCTAGAACAATCATGATAAACAATAGTAGTTAAATACCAGGCATGCTGCTAGCTCACTTGAAAAACAATGATGGTTTTGATCGGATAAACTAACCTCTCTCGAATAAGCATGTCAAGGGTATAACTGGGCTTGCGAGTTAGCAGGCGTTCAGCAAGATCCCGGTTTTTCTTTGAGACTGCTTTCTTAATCTTCTTCTCATATGCTCGCATTTCTCTGAACTTCTCAAGTAACGGCTCATGTTTAAGGAACAAAATATCTTTGGTGTGATAGTAGGTATGGTGGTTTCCCTTAACCTTCTTCTTGGGCTCACGGGGGAAAATACCTTTCAAGATACATAGCTTCCTGTATCCACAGAGAACAATACAAGGTCGTAAATGATCTCCCCTAAGGAAGGCCCTAGTAAAGCAGACACAACCGACTCCAACTAGTTCAAGATTTAGGCATTGTTTATTGAATCGTCCCTAAATCCCTTCCTATGCAAATTAAAGTCTGAAACACTTTCACATTAACTGCATGCTAATAAAGACGCCAAAAAgctaatactccctccggttcataataagagcccgtttggattggcttataagttgcttataagctgttttcagcttttttgagtgtttggatggccagcttaaagtcattttgtgcttaaaataagcctaaaaaaataattgggctcgtttggcttagcttatctaaagcagcttataagctaagcTGCTTTTtcttaagcccatccaaacaggctctaagtgtccacttagcctttttattttggttcaaaataagtatccacttacataatcaagaaggaattaactttatttttccaGATTTGTCCTAATTAAGTGCTAAGTGACCAGATCCCAAAGTGTCAAGTTAATAGTAATATGCAAATTTTAAttaagggtagtttagtcaaaatacctatttttttcCGAGAGacagtattttcttaaggggtgtgctaaAGGAATTTATACAAGGGGATTCAAAATTAACAATTTTAGAACCCCTTTGCCACTTCACTAGAACTTTTTTCGTATATGAAGAGGATTCAACAACTTATACAtaaccccaaaaaaaaatcacttttccCTATTTGAACAGTATAATTTGAATCCCCTTTTTTCAACCTAGCTGCACCACTAATACAACCAATATAGCTCAAAATCACCAAACAGAAAGATCATACACAACTTATACTTGTCATTGCTTATTACACATGATAAAGGGATTATGCTAAATCCCTTCCATCTAAAACTTTTTGACATTAACTGCAAACTGATAAAGACACCAAAAAGCTTAtacctcaaaaagaaaaacacaacCAGTAGCAATTTTTGAACCCTTTGCCACTTCACTAGAATCTTTCCTTATGTCAAGGGGATTGATTCAacagcttaaaaaaaaaaatcattttccccTTTCTTCAACCGAACGTCACCACTCATGAGACAACCAAAAATGAGCATAAAAGAATCACATTTTTTAAAATACAAGACCATTCTAAAACCGAAGCACAACAACTTATTCTTCACAATGCTTGTTAATAGACATCAAaaatagagagagagaaaagggaAAGAGACCTGAAGAGTGATAAACTAACTTGAAGGTATTTCACAGCTTGTGATCTTGTCATATATCTCGCTGCATTTCCTTCTTTTTTCTTCCCCTGCAAAAAACAACAAAACAGCCAAAAAATTATATccaaattgaagaagaaaaaaagaagattATAGAAACTTACAGCAGGTCTATAATGCTTCGGCATAGCTGTGAAATTAACTTGAGTATAATTGGGAGTGGCCGATTAGCTCGGCGGCAAAGAGAGGTTTTTTTAGGGTTGCTGTAGGATTGGGGTTTAATACAATTTGGAGatttttagggcctgtttggccaTCAAAATTGTGACTATTTGAAAAagtttattcactttaattagcttgtctttaaagtttgtattttgtaaataatttttaaaaatttgtcatagtcatgacaatgaaagttgttcatcaatgtgaagaaaaaaaaatagtaagaaggcgagggaaaattaatattttgattttaaattgtttaatatcttatatgtataccgacaagttgatatccatctcaatcaattaactgttcaaatccaaacataagaaccattgttgtatatattgaattttttaaaagaaaaatcagtaaaatatttttattaaattaattaaaaaatatgaggaaataaatgtgtcgaataattaaaattgaaatgcatatg
Protein-coding sequences here:
- the LOC132617288 gene encoding pescadillo homolog, with translation MPKHYRPAGKKKEGNAARYMTRSQAVKYLQVSLSLFRKLCILKGIFPREPKKKVKGNHHTYYHTKDILFLKHEPLLEKFREMRAYEKKIKKAVSKKNRDLAERLLTRKPSYTLDMLIRERYPKFIDALRDLDDCLSMVHLFAALPAVEREKIPVKRVHNCRRLGHEWQAYISRTHRLRKTFISVKGIYYQAEIDGQKITWLTPHALQQVLPDDVDYNIMLTFLEFYETLLAFVNFKLYHSINVKYPPILDPRLEALAADLYALSRYFDNRASLPESKATSLSESDASKDLGEGPNYEESELRLAQLQQQLTSNELGALMHLVQNAAETDEDDSETRECKTLFKDIKFFLSREVPRESLLFVIPAFGGVVSWDGEGAPFKETDQSITHQIVDRPTQGHKFLSREYVQPQWIYDCVNARILLPVEEYIVGRIPPPHLSPFVDNEAEGYVPEYAETIKRLQAAARKEVLPMPGVGKEDLDDPQNLLVEGVIDRAEAIEAAEKKRKMSVLQKQYHDELKKELRSTQISAASDGNKESVSEHVDTGEDSLPDLSQISKDADSMSNVLMPRKKQKLLKAMKIGQERKQASVDRLKERKRKIEEGKK